A window of the Henckelia pumila isolate YLH828 chromosome 3, ASM3356847v2, whole genome shotgun sequence genome harbors these coding sequences:
- the LOC140891046 gene encoding 30-kDa cleavage and polyadenylation specificity factor 30, whose translation MDDAEGGLSFDFEGGLDPGPTHPTASVPVIQSLPDPAAGSAAAAAALNASNPSNAPVPAAEGIGGGRRSFRQTVCRHWLRSLCMKGDACGFLHQYDKSRMPVCRFFRLYGECREQDCVYKHTNEDIKECNMYKLGFCPNGPDCRYRHAKLPGPPPPVEEVLQKIQQLASHNYGNSNRFFQNRNTNYAQPTDKPQFPQGPNDTNQLEKINTTGDGIVHQQPQLGQQTQHLGGQAQIQNIPNGQQNQANRTATPLPQGTSRYFVVKSCNVENLELSAQQGVWATQRSNEAKLNEAFDSVENVILIFSVNKTRHFQGCAKMTSRIGGSVSGGNWKHAHGTTAHYGRNFSLKWLKLCELSFNKTRHLRNPYNENLPVKISRDCQELEPSIGEQLASLLYLEPDSDLMAVSLAAESKREEEMAKGVNLENGNENPDIVPFEDNEEEEEEESEEEEESPGQIFGGQGRGRSRGMMWPSQIPLARGARPFAGVRGFPPNMMGGDGFSYRAMNPDGFPVPDMFGMAPPRGFGPYGPRFSGDFVGPAPGMMFPGRPSGGFGMIMGPRAPFMGIGAATMTRAGRPVGMPAFYPPPQSQLPQNSYRVNRDQRAPTGYRSENSDQVKGPEMVGSGGGPEDEGRYQQSGKTQQDDHFSAGNYRNDESGSEDEAPRRSRHGRRKEEEA comes from the exons GCTTTGACTTCGAGGGCGGGTTGGACCCGGGGCCCACACACCCGACTGCATCCGTACCCGTTATCCAATCATTGCCGGACCCCGCGGCGGgttccgccgccgccgccgcggCACTCAATGCCAGTAACCCTTCCAACGCACCCGTGCCGGCGGCGGAAGGAATTGGCGGTGGAAGACGTAGCTTCCGGCAGACGGTGTGCCGCCACTGGCTGCGATCGTTGTGCATGAAAGGCGATGCGTGTGGGTTCCTTCATCAGTACGATAAGTCGCGGATGCCAGTTTGCCGGTTCTTTCGTCTGTACGGAGAGTGCAGAGAGCAGGATTGCGTATATAAGCACACGAATGAGGATATCAAGGAATGCAATAT GTATAAATTGGGATTTTGTCCAAATGGCCCAGATTGTAGGTATAGGCATGCAAAGCTGCCTGGACCTCCGCCTCCTGTGGAAGAAGTTCTCCAGAAGATCCAGCAACTGGCTTCTCACAACTACGGAAACTCTAACAGATTTTTTCAAAATCGTAATACTAATTATGCCCAGCCAACAGATAAACCTCAGTTTCCACAAGGACCCAATGATACAAATCAATTGGAAAAAATTAACACGACAGGGGATGGTATTGTGCATCAACAACCACAGCTAGGACAACAGACTCAGCATCTGGGTGGACAAGCTCAAATACAGAATATTCCCAATGGCCAGCAAAATCAAGCTAATAGGACTGCTACACCCCTGCCCCAAGGAACATCTAG GTACTTTGTGGTCAAAAGTTGCAATGTTGAGAATCTGGAACTCTCTGCTCAACAAGGTGTATGGGCAACTCAGCGAAGCAATGAGGCTAAACTTAATGAAGCTTTTGACTCTGTTGAGAATGTCATTTTGATTTTTTCAGTCAATAAGACCAGACATTTTCAG GGCTGTGCAAAGATGACATCCAGAATTGGTGGCTCTGTCAGTGGAGGAAACTGGAAGCATGCACATGGAACAACTGCTCATTATGGACggaatttttctctcaaatggTTAAAG CTCTGTGAACTATCCTTCAACAAAACTCGGCATTTGAGAAACCCGTACAATGAGAACTTACCAGTGAAG ATAAGTAGAGATTGCCAAGAACTGGAGCCCTCTATCGGTGAGCAGTTGGCATCCTTGCTCTACCTAGAGCCAGACAGTGATCTTATG GCTGTCTCTCTTGCAGCAGAATCAAAACGAGAGGAGGAGATGGCAAAGGGAGTAAACCTTGAAAATGGGAACGAAAACCCAGATATTGTGCCGTTCGAAGATAAtgaggaagaggaagaggaagaaagtgaagaagaagaagaaagccctGGACAGATCTTTGGAGGTCAAGGCAGGGGAAGGAGTAGAGGAATGATGTGGCCTTCTCAAATCCCTCTTGCACGTGGAGCTCGGCCTTTTGCAGGTGTTCGAGGTTTTCCTCCTAACATGATGGGAGGTGATGGATTTTCTTATCGAGCTATGAATCCTGATGGTTTTCCTGTACCTGATATGTTTGGTATGGCTCCACCCCGTGGGTTTGGACCATATGGTCCTAGGTTCTCTGGTGATTTTGTAGGTCCTGCCCCTGGTATGATGTTCCCTGGTCGACCTTCGGGTGGATTTGGGATGATTATGGGTCCAAGGGCTCCTTTCATGGGTATTGGAGCTGCTACCATGACTAGAGCCGGTAGGCCAGTTGGTATGCCTGCTTTTTATCCACCACCTCAATCACAACTTCCCCAAAATTCTTATCGGGTTAACAGAGATCAGAGGGCGCCAACTGGTTATAGGAGTGAAAATTCAGATCAAGTTAAGGGTCCAGAGATGGTAGGCTCTGGCGGTGGACCAGAAGATGAAGGACGATATCAGCAGAGTGGTAAAACTCAACAAGATGATCATTTCAGCGCTGGAAACTACAGGAATGATGAAAGTGGCAGCGAAGATGAGGCTCCAAGAAGGTCTAGACATGGGAGAAGGAAAGAAGAAGAGGCTTAG